In a single window of the Streptomyces sp. NBC_00094 genome:
- a CDS encoding DUF3027 domain-containing protein — translation MSAATTRSGTPRTPRATRIPDRLCVEAVDLAREAAEEAAAPGIVGAHVEVVAEGDRVVTHFFECKEPGYRGWRWAVTVTRASRAKNVTLDETVLLPGSDALLAPEWVPWSERLRPGDMGPGDLLPTEQDDLRLEPGYSGEDAPPPNSVVSEELAEHLDTEDAEIVSRTPARGTVASVAEELGMRRARVLSRYGLHVAADRWDEAFGAKTPMAQAAPASCESCAFLVPMAGSLKQAFGVCANEFSPADGRVVSLAYGCGGHSEAAIMPKPPRPAPPVLDSMASDVFPLRPAKDSGSTTEPDDSSEDLGHS, via the coding sequence GTGAGTGCTGCGACGACGCGAAGCGGTACCCCGCGTACCCCGCGAGCCACGCGTATCCCCGACCGCCTGTGCGTCGAGGCGGTAGACCTCGCCAGGGAGGCCGCCGAGGAGGCGGCCGCGCCCGGCATCGTAGGCGCGCACGTCGAGGTCGTCGCGGAGGGCGACCGGGTCGTCACGCACTTCTTCGAGTGCAAGGAGCCCGGCTACCGCGGCTGGCGCTGGGCGGTGACCGTCACCCGGGCATCCCGCGCCAAGAACGTCACGCTTGACGAAACCGTCCTGCTGCCCGGCTCCGACGCCCTCCTCGCCCCCGAGTGGGTGCCGTGGAGCGAGCGTCTGCGCCCCGGCGACATGGGCCCGGGCGACCTGCTGCCCACCGAGCAGGACGACCTGCGTCTCGAGCCCGGCTACTCGGGCGAGGACGCGCCGCCGCCGAACTCGGTGGTCTCGGAGGAGCTGGCGGAGCACCTCGACACCGAGGACGCCGAGATCGTCTCCCGTACCCCCGCGCGGGGCACCGTCGCCTCGGTCGCCGAGGAGCTCGGGATGCGCCGGGCCCGGGTCCTCTCCCGGTACGGCCTGCACGTGGCCGCGGACCGCTGGGACGAGGCCTTCGGCGCGAAGACCCCCATGGCCCAGGCGGCGCCCGCGTCCTGCGAGTCCTGCGCGTTCCTGGTGCCGATGGCCGGCTCCCTGAAGCAGGCGTTCGGCGTCTGCGCCAACGAGTTCTCCCCGGCGGACGGCCGGGTCGTCTCCCTCGCGTACGGCTGCGGCGGCCACTCGGAGGCCGCGATCATGCCGAAGCCCCCGCGCCCGGCGCCCCCGGTGCTCGACTCGATGGCCTCGGACGTCTTCCCGCTCCGCCCGGCCAAGGACTCCGGCTCGACGACGGAGCCCGACGACTCCTCCGAGGACCTGGGCCACTCGTAG
- a CDS encoding HAD-IC family P-type ATPase yields the protein MTQRAKIDTDGSEAEAVEPPVVHRPAGLTSAEVAERVARGEVNDVPVRSSRSTTDIVRANVFTRFNAIIGVLWVIMFFVAPIQDSLFGFVIIANTGIGIIQELRAKKTLDGLAVIGEAKPTVRRDGAAAELSTSEIVLGDLIELGPGDKCVVDGVVAEADSLEIDESLLTGEADPVVKQHGDPVMSGSFVVAGGGAFTATKVGREAYAAQLAEEASRFTLVHSELRSGISTILKYVTWMMVPTAIGLILSQLVVKDNDLKDSIARTVGGIVPMIPEGLVLLTSVAFAIGVIRLGRKQCLVQELPAIEGLARVDVVCLDKTGTLTEGGMDVTELRPLNGSDEEYVRKVLGALGESDPRPNASLQAIIDAYPDSVDWRCTESLPFSSARKYSGAAFSEGNGENSTWLLGAPDVLLPTGDPTLTEIDHLNEQGLRVLLLARTVHELDAPEVTAGARATALVVLEQRLRPDAADTLAYFADQNVATKVISGDNAVSVGAVAGKLDMPGAESTVDARTLPTDREEMAKILDENAIFGRVSPQQKRDMVAALQSHGHTVAMTGDGVNDVLALKDADIGVSMGSGSEATRAVAQIVLLNNSFATLPSVVAEGRRVIGNITRVATLFLTKTVYSVLLAVLVVCSQVEYPFLPRHLTLLSTLTIGVPAFFLALAPNKERAKPNFVRRVMRYAIPGGVIAAAATFTTYLLARHHYTGEGALEAETSAATLTLFLVSMWVLAIIARPYTWWRLTLVATMAGAFVLVLVVPWLQDFFALKLVGTTMPWAAVVIAAAGGVLLEVSYRWVSKRFPT from the coding sequence ATGACTCAGCGGGCGAAGATCGACACGGACGGCAGCGAGGCCGAGGCGGTGGAGCCGCCCGTCGTGCACCGCCCGGCCGGGCTGACCTCCGCCGAGGTCGCCGAGCGCGTCGCACGCGGCGAGGTCAACGACGTACCCGTGCGCAGCTCGCGCTCGACCACCGACATCGTCCGGGCCAACGTCTTCACCCGCTTCAACGCGATCATCGGCGTGCTGTGGGTGATCATGTTCTTCGTCGCGCCGATCCAGGACAGCCTCTTCGGCTTCGTGATCATCGCGAACACCGGCATCGGCATCATCCAGGAGCTCCGCGCCAAGAAGACCCTCGACGGTCTGGCGGTCATCGGTGAGGCGAAACCGACCGTCCGGCGCGACGGCGCCGCCGCCGAGCTGTCCACCTCCGAGATCGTCCTCGGTGACCTGATCGAGCTCGGCCCGGGCGACAAGTGCGTCGTCGACGGGGTCGTGGCCGAGGCCGACAGCCTGGAGATCGACGAGTCGCTCCTCACGGGCGAGGCGGACCCGGTGGTGAAACAGCACGGCGACCCGGTGATGTCCGGCTCGTTCGTGGTCGCCGGCGGCGGCGCCTTCACCGCCACCAAGGTCGGCCGCGAGGCGTACGCGGCGCAGCTCGCCGAGGAGGCCTCGCGCTTCACCCTCGTCCACTCCGAGCTGCGCAGCGGCATCTCCACGATCCTCAAGTACGTGACGTGGATGATGGTCCCGACCGCGATCGGGCTGATCCTCAGCCAGCTGGTCGTCAAGGACAACGACCTCAAGGACTCGATCGCCCGCACGGTCGGCGGCATCGTCCCGATGATTCCCGAGGGCCTCGTCCTCCTCACCTCCGTGGCCTTCGCGATCGGCGTCATCCGCCTCGGCCGCAAGCAGTGCCTCGTCCAGGAGCTCCCGGCCATCGAGGGCCTCGCCCGCGTCGATGTCGTCTGCCTCGACAAGACGGGCACGCTGACCGAGGGCGGCATGGACGTCACGGAGCTCCGTCCCCTCAACGGCTCGGACGAGGAGTACGTACGCAAGGTCCTCGGCGCGCTGGGTGAATCGGACCCGCGCCCGAACGCCTCCCTGCAGGCGATCATCGACGCCTACCCGGACTCGGTGGACTGGCGCTGCACGGAGTCACTGCCGTTCTCCTCGGCGCGCAAGTACAGCGGGGCGGCCTTCAGTGAAGGCAACGGCGAGAACTCGACGTGGCTGCTGGGCGCCCCCGACGTCCTCCTCCCGACCGGGGACCCGACCCTCACGGAGATCGACCACCTCAACGAGCAGGGCCTCCGGGTCCTCCTCCTCGCCCGTACGGTCCACGAGCTCGACGCCCCCGAGGTGACCGCCGGCGCCCGGGCGACCGCGCTCGTCGTCCTGGAACAGCGGCTGCGGCCGGACGCGGCCGACACCCTCGCGTACTTCGCCGACCAGAACGTCGCCACGAAGGTCATCTCGGGCGACAACGCGGTCTCGGTGGGAGCGGTGGCCGGGAAGCTCGACATGCCGGGCGCCGAGAGCACGGTCGACGCCCGCACGCTCCCCACGGACCGGGAGGAGATGGCGAAGATCCTCGACGAGAACGCGATCTTCGGCCGGGTCAGCCCGCAGCAGAAGCGGGACATGGTGGCGGCGCTCCAGTCCCACGGCCACACGGTCGCGATGACGGGCGACGGCGTGAACGACGTGCTGGCGCTGAAGGACGCGGACATCGGCGTCTCGATGGGCTCGGGCTCGGAGGCGACGCGCGCGGTGGCCCAGATCGTCCTCCTGAACAACTCCTTCGCGACGCTTCCGTCGGTGGTGGCGGAAGGGCGCCGGGTCATCGGCAACATCACCCGCGTGGCCACCCTCTTCCTCACCAAGACGGTCTACTCGGTGCTCCTGGCCGTCCTGGTGGTCTGCTCGCAGGTCGAGTACCCCTTCCTCCCCCGCCACCTCACGCTCCTCTCCACCCTGACGATCGGCGTCCCGGCCTTCTTCCTCGCCCTCGCCCCCAACAAGGAACGGGCGAAGCCGAACTTCGTCCGGCGGGTGATGCGGTACGCGATCCCGGGCGGCGTCATCGCGGCGGCGGCCACCTTCACCACGTACCTCCTCGCCCGCCACCACTACACCGGCGAAGGCGCCCTGGAAGCGGAGACGAGCGCGGCCACCCTCACCCTCTTCCTGGTCTCCATGTGGGTCCTGGCGATCATCGCCCGCCCCTATACGTGGTGGCGCCTCACCCTGGTCGCCACGATGGCCGGCGCCTTCGTCCTGGTCCTCGTCGTCCCCTGGCTCCAGGACTTCTTCGCCCTGAAACTGGTCGGCACGACGATGCCGTGGGCGGCGGTCGTGATCGCGGCGGCGGGAGGGGTGCTCCTGGAGGTGTCGTACCGCTGGGTGAGCAAGAGGTTCCCGACGTAG
- a CDS encoding sacsin N-terminal ATP-binding-like domain-containing protein, translated as MESDVSVSVRTTTDGTDPFGTARLRRGVLDAWGASPARFREDANAEEDLALGGYRDRLVVELAQNAADAAHRAGVTGRLRLTLHAADDESPAILAAANTGAPLDAGGAESLSTLRASAKREQGPGAVGRFGVGFAAVLAVTDEPAVLGRHGGVRWSLAEARELAAESARYSPGLGDELRRRDGHVPLLRLPLPAEGTAPDGYDTVVVLPLRDTAARDLAERLLESVDDALLLTLPGLAEIVVETAEGVRTLRRAEDDGYVRIEDTETGTHRWRTVSHNGPLDAELLKDRPVEERLRPHWSVTWAVPVDPEGAPRYPRTEPVVHAPTPTDEPLGIPALLIASLPLDTARRHPAPGPLTDFLVQRAADAYAELLADWHPVTTSTLDLVPGPLGKGPLDGALREAILDRLPRVAFLAPAAPSEELPALRPIEAEVAEGAGAETVDVLAEVFPTLLPAGLERRPELRTLGVGRVPLTEAIDRLAGVDRAPTWWWRLYGSLAGVDPDRLTGLPVPLANDSDGEDVRIRTTIGPRQVLLPQDRTPAELTRLGLKVAHPEAAHPLLEKLGALPATPRAILTTPQVRAAVAASLDAGEIWDEDADALDAEELAETVLALVRDAELDPGEEPWLGALALPDEDGELSPAGELVLPGSAFAAVMREDELAYVDADLAARWGERPLAACGVLANFALVRATDLVLDPDEVEPREGDYPEPDDAGLLDAVDVWCEDVLDRLPESPVPPVATEIVAVRDLDLVDDEAWPQALALLARPPLRDALTQPVRILLPDGTTETVRSYTAWWLRDHPVLDGRRPAGLRAEGSDPLLVGLYDSADATGFDDEQVLRALGVRTSVAALLEEPGGAAELLARLADPTREVTAPQLHALYTALADLDPDQVTLPDELRAVVDGELVVVDAAEALVADAPDLLPLTGDTPLLPVAPSRAADLAELLQVRRLSETVEAEVTTVGEEHEVPPSVHALLGPATPSSYIEHEELRAGGVELDWRVTPDGILHASTLEGVAAGLAWSASQWPRRFEVAALLEDPSRTTELARDRWFD; from the coding sequence GTGGAGTCAGACGTGAGCGTCAGCGTCCGGACGACGACCGACGGAACCGATCCCTTCGGCACCGCACGGCTGCGGCGGGGCGTTCTCGACGCCTGGGGCGCCTCACCCGCCCGGTTCCGGGAGGACGCCAACGCCGAGGAGGACCTCGCGCTCGGCGGCTACCGCGACCGGCTCGTCGTCGAACTCGCCCAGAACGCCGCCGACGCGGCCCACCGCGCCGGCGTCACCGGCCGTCTCCGTCTCACCCTGCACGCGGCCGACGACGAGAGCCCCGCGATCCTCGCCGCCGCCAACACCGGCGCCCCGCTGGACGCCGGCGGCGCCGAGTCGCTGTCCACGCTCCGTGCCTCCGCCAAGCGCGAGCAGGGCCCCGGCGCCGTCGGCCGCTTCGGTGTCGGCTTCGCCGCCGTCCTCGCCGTGACCGACGAGCCCGCTGTCCTCGGCCGGCACGGCGGCGTCCGCTGGTCCCTCGCGGAGGCCCGCGAACTCGCCGCGGAGTCCGCCCGGTACAGCCCGGGCCTGGGCGACGAACTGCGGCGCAGGGACGGCCACGTACCCCTCCTGCGGCTTCCGCTGCCCGCCGAGGGCACCGCGCCCGACGGCTACGACACGGTCGTCGTCCTCCCGCTGCGCGACACCGCCGCCCGCGATCTCGCCGAGCGGCTCCTCGAATCGGTCGACGACGCGCTGCTCCTCACCCTCCCGGGTCTCGCCGAGATCGTCGTGGAGACGGCCGAAGGGGTGCGGACCCTCCGCCGCGCCGAGGACGACGGGTACGTACGCATCGAGGACACGGAGACCGGAACGCACCGCTGGCGGACCGTCTCCCACAACGGGCCCCTCGACGCCGAACTCCTCAAGGACCGCCCGGTCGAGGAACGGCTCCGCCCCCACTGGTCCGTGACCTGGGCCGTTCCCGTGGACCCCGAGGGAGCTCCGCGCTACCCCCGTACCGAGCCCGTCGTGCACGCCCCCACGCCCACCGACGAGCCCCTCGGCATCCCCGCCCTCCTCATCGCCTCCCTGCCGCTGGACACCGCGCGGCGCCACCCGGCGCCCGGCCCGCTCACCGACTTCCTGGTGCAGCGCGCGGCCGACGCGTACGCCGAACTCCTCGCCGACTGGCACCCGGTGACGACCTCGACCCTGGACCTCGTGCCCGGCCCGCTCGGGAAGGGCCCGCTCGACGGGGCGCTGCGCGAGGCGATCCTGGACCGGCTGCCGAGGGTCGCGTTCCTGGCGCCCGCCGCCCCCTCCGAGGAGCTCCCGGCGCTCCGCCCGATCGAGGCGGAGGTCGCGGAGGGCGCGGGTGCCGAGACCGTCGACGTCCTCGCCGAGGTGTTCCCGACGCTCCTCCCGGCCGGCCTGGAGCGGCGCCCCGAGCTGCGCACGCTCGGCGTGGGCCGCGTGCCCCTGACGGAGGCGATCGACCGGCTGGCCGGTGTGGACAGGGCCCCGACGTGGTGGTGGCGCCTCTACGGCTCCCTGGCCGGCGTCGACCCGGACCGCCTGACGGGTCTCCCGGTGCCGCTCGCGAACGACTCCGACGGGGAGGACGTCCGGATCCGCACGACGATCGGCCCCCGCCAGGTCCTGCTCCCGCAGGACCGGACGCCTGCCGAGCTGACCCGCCTGGGCCTGAAGGTGGCCCACCCGGAGGCGGCGCACCCACTCCTGGAGAAGCTGGGCGCCCTCCCGGCCACGCCCCGCGCGATCCTGACGACCCCGCAGGTGCGGGCGGCGGTAGCGGCCTCGCTGGACGCGGGCGAAATCTGGGACGAGGACGCGGACGCGCTGGACGCGGAGGAACTGGCGGAGACGGTCCTGGCCCTGGTCAGGGACGCGGAGCTCGACCCGGGCGAGGAGCCCTGGCTCGGCGCGCTGGCCCTGCCCGACGAGGACGGCGAACTCTCCCCGGCGGGCGAGCTGGTGCTCCCGGGCTCGGCCTTCGCGGCGGTGATGCGCGAGGACGAACTGGCCTACGTGGACGCGGACCTGGCGGCCCGCTGGGGCGAACGCCCCCTGGCGGCCTGCGGGGTTCTGGCGAACTTCGCCCTGGTCCGTGCGACGGACCTGGTCCTCGACCCCGACGAGGTCGAGCCCCGGGAGGGCGACTACCCGGAGCCGGACGACGCCGGGCTCCTGGACGCGGTCGACGTGTGGTGCGAGGACGTCCTGGACCGCCTGCCGGAGTCCCCGGTGCCGCCGGTGGCGACGGAGATCGTGGCGGTGCGGGACCTGGACCTGGTGGACGACGAGGCCTGGCCGCAGGCCCTGGCGCTCCTGGCGCGGCCCCCGCTCCGTGACGCCCTCACCCAGCCCGTACGGATCCTCCTCCCGGACGGCACGACGGAGACCGTCCGCTCGTACACGGCGTGGTGGCTCCGGGACCACCCGGTCCTGGACGGCCGCCGCCCGGCAGGCCTTCGGGCGGAGGGCTCGGACCCGCTCCTCGTCGGCCTGTACGACTCCGCGGACGCGACCGGCTTCGACGACGAGCAGGTCCTGCGGGCGCTCGGCGTCCGTACGTCGGTGGCGGCGCTCCTGGAGGAGCCGGGCGGCGCGGCGGAGCTCCTGGCCCGCCTGGCGGACCCGACCCGCGAGGTCACGGCCCCCCAACTGCACGCCCTCTACACGGCCCTGGCGGACCTGGACCCGGACCAGGTCACGCTCCCGGACGAGCTGCGGGCGGTGGTGGACGGAGAACTGGTGGTGGTGGACGCGGCAGAAGCCCTCGTAGCGGACGCCCCCGACCTCCTCCCCCTCACAGGAGACACCCCCCTCCTCCCGGTCGCGCCGTCCCGCGCGGCGGACCTGGCGGAACTGCTCCAGGTCCGCCGTCTGAGCGAGACGGTCGAGGCGGAGGTGACGACGGTCGGCGAGGAACACGAGGTCCCGCCCTCGGTCCACGCCCTCCTGGGCCCGGCGACCCCGTCCTCGTACATCGAGCACGAGGAACTCCGTGCGGGGGGCGTGGAACTGGACTGGCGGGTCACCCCGGACGGCATCCTCCACGCCTCCACCCTGGAAGGCGTGGCAGCAGGCCTGGCCTGGTCGGCATCCCAGTGGCCCCGCCGCTTCGAGGTAGCGGCCCTCCTGGAGGACCCGTCCCGCACCACGGAACTGGCGAGGGACCGCTGGTTCGACTGA
- a CDS encoding LAETG motif-containing sortase-dependent surface protein has protein sequence MKIRPTAIVALTTAALFLSSPAGHAAEAPARLPSCTEVSTANGDYEQKSLVAKVEVTDPVLVGGDWQPIKGSVANIGDKDLSDVEVTAYPWRQAEFEDPTFEYLQFQMKAADGSWHDLLDMGSKNIDVIPSLKAGETKDYDLRVKSGPLPQDPMFVEFAFIGGFADVYRFPDTGKEVDCRATSNGNDAFKIQGASTQPTQTATPSPTTSTSTPAATPTPTATPAPTTTTSSAPAPTPTTTAPTTPAPGENLAETGSSGATTTLAVVGGAIVVLGAAAVFFTRRRKA, from the coding sequence ATGAAGATCCGCCCGACCGCCATCGTGGCCCTCACCACCGCCGCCCTGTTCCTGTCCTCCCCCGCCGGCCACGCGGCGGAGGCCCCGGCCCGACTGCCCTCCTGCACGGAGGTGTCGACGGCCAACGGGGACTACGAGCAGAAGTCGCTCGTCGCGAAGGTCGAGGTCACCGACCCGGTTCTCGTGGGCGGCGACTGGCAGCCGATCAAGGGCTCGGTGGCCAACATCGGCGACAAGGACCTGTCGGACGTCGAGGTGACGGCGTACCCCTGGCGCCAGGCCGAGTTCGAGGACCCGACGTTCGAGTACCTCCAGTTCCAGATGAAGGCCGCCGACGGAAGCTGGCACGACCTCCTGGACATGGGGTCGAAGAACATCGACGTGATCCCGTCGCTGAAGGCCGGCGAGACCAAGGACTACGACCTGCGCGTCAAGTCCGGCCCGCTCCCCCAGGATCCGATGTTCGTCGAGTTCGCCTTCATCGGCGGCTTCGCGGACGTCTACCGCTTCCCGGACACCGGCAAGGAGGTCGACTGCCGGGCGACGTCGAACGGCAACGACGCCTTCAAGATCCAGGGCGCGAGCACCCAGCCGACGCAGACCGCGACGCCGTCACCCACGACGTCGACGTCGACCCCGGCCGCAACCCCCACCCCCACTGCCACGCCCGCCCCCACGACCACGACCTCCTCCGCCCCGGCCCCGACGCCCACCACCACGGCGCCCACCACTCCGGCACCCGGCGAGAACCTCGCGGAGACCGGCTCCTCCGGCGCCACCACCACCCTCGCCGTCGTCGGCGGCGCGATCGTGGTTCTCGGCGCGGCGGCGGTCTTCTTCACCCGCCGCCGCAAGGCCTGA